A genome region from Panthera leo isolate Ple1 chromosome A2, P.leo_Ple1_pat1.1, whole genome shotgun sequence includes the following:
- the TMEM43 gene encoding transmembrane protein 43 isoform X2, which translates to MAANYSSTSNRREHVKTTSNPQPGFLERLSETSGGMFVGLMTFLLSFYLIFTNEGRALKTATSLAEGLSLVVTPDSIHSVAPENEGRLVHIIGALRTSKLLSDPNYGVNLPAVKLRRHVEMYQWVETEESREYTEDGQVKTETRYSYNTEWRSEIINSRNFDREIGHKNPSAMAVESFTATAPFVQIGRFFLSAGLIDKVDNFKPLSLSKLEDPHVDIIRRGDYFYHSENPKYPEVGDLRVSFSYAGLSGDDPDLGPAHVVTVIARQRGDQLLPYSTKSGDTLLLLHHGDFSAEEVFRREQKSNSLKTWGLRAAGWMAMFMGLNLMTRILYTLVDWFPVFRDLVNIGLKAFAFCVATSLTLLTVAAGWLFYRPLWALFLGCLALVPIVIARTRVPAKKLE; encoded by the exons ATGGCCGCGAAC tattCCAGTACAAGTAACAGGAGAGAACATGTCAAAACTACAAGCAACCCCCAGCCAGGCTTCTTGGAGCGGCTCAGCGAGACCTCGGGTGGGATGTTTGTGGGGCTCATGACCTTCCTGCTCTCCTTCTACTTAATTTTCACCAATGAG GGCCGCGCACTGAAGACAGCCACCTCCCTGGCCGAGGGGCTCTCCCTTGTGGTGACCCCTGACAGCATCCACAGTGTGGCCCCAGAGAATGAGGGAAGGCTGGTGCACATCATCGGCGCGCTGCGCACGTCCAAG CTCTTGTCGGATCCAAACTATGGGGTCAACCTCCCGGCTGTGAAGCTGCGGCGACACGTGGAGATGTACCAGTGGGTGGAAACCGAGGAGTCCCG GGAGTACACCGAGGACGGGCAGGTGAAGACAGAGACGAGGTACTCCTACA ACACCGAGTGGAGGTCAGAAATCATCAACAGCAGAAACTTCGACCGAGAGATTGGCCACAAAAACCCCAG CGCAATGGCAGTGGAGTCATTCACGGCTACAGCCCCCTTTGTCCAAATTGGCAGATTCTTCCTCTCGGCGG GCCTCATCGACAAAGTCGACAACTTTAAGCCACTGAGCCTGTCCAAGCTGGAGGACCCACACGTGGACATCATTCGCCGGGGAGACTATTTCTACCACAGCGAAAACCCCAAGTATCCAGAG gtcGGAGACCTGCGCGTTTCCTTTTCCTACGCGGGGCTGAGCGGCGATGACCCCGACCTGGGCCCGGCTCACGTG GTCACTGTGATTGCCCGGCAGCGGGGTGACCAGCTACTCCCATACTCCACCAAGTCTGGGGACACCTTGCTTCTCCTGCACCATGGGGACTTCTCGGCAGAG GAGGTGTTTCGTAGAGAACAAAAGAGCAACTCCCTGAAGACATGGGGCCTGCGGGCCGCCGGCTGGATGGCCATGTTTATGGGTCTCAACCTCATGACGCGGATCCTGTATACGCTGG tGGACTGGTTCCCCGTCTTCCGAGACCTGGTCAACATTGGCCTGAAAGCCTTCGCCTTCTGCGTGGCCACCTCGCTCACCTTGCTGACTGTGGCTGCCGGCTGGCTCTTCTACCGGCCCCTGTGGGCCCTCTTCCTCGGCTGCCTGGCCCTGGTGCCCATCGTCATTGCTCGGACCCGGGTGCCGGCCAAAAAGCTGGAGTGA
- the TMEM43 gene encoding transmembrane protein 43 isoform X1, whose amino-acid sequence MAANYSSTSNRREHVKTTSNPQPGFLERLSETSGGMFVGLMTFLLSFYLIFTNEGRALKTATSLAEGLSLVVTPDSIHSVAPENEGRLVHIIGALRTSKLLSDPNYGVNLPAVKLRRHVEMYQWVETEESREYTEDGQVKTETRYSYNTEWRSEIINSRNFDREIGHKNPSAMAVESFTATAPFVQIGRFFLSAGLIDKVDNFKPLSLSKLEDPHVDIIRRGDYFYHSENPKYPEVGDLRVSFSYAGLSGDDPDLGPAHVVTVIARQRGDQLLPYSTKSGDTLLLLHHGDFSAEEVFRREQKSNSLKTWGLRAAGWMAMFMGLNLMTRILYTLADPLIPSALHSTSEQPRRGERPGFAVSQLCHVRALHTRAIPLPASASVTSHLMCSFVKCLANRKHPKTFMLPHPKTWARFGAASKLECEAECWAAHSAPVSPAVAK is encoded by the exons ATGGCCGCGAAC tattCCAGTACAAGTAACAGGAGAGAACATGTCAAAACTACAAGCAACCCCCAGCCAGGCTTCTTGGAGCGGCTCAGCGAGACCTCGGGTGGGATGTTTGTGGGGCTCATGACCTTCCTGCTCTCCTTCTACTTAATTTTCACCAATGAG GGCCGCGCACTGAAGACAGCCACCTCCCTGGCCGAGGGGCTCTCCCTTGTGGTGACCCCTGACAGCATCCACAGTGTGGCCCCAGAGAATGAGGGAAGGCTGGTGCACATCATCGGCGCGCTGCGCACGTCCAAG CTCTTGTCGGATCCAAACTATGGGGTCAACCTCCCGGCTGTGAAGCTGCGGCGACACGTGGAGATGTACCAGTGGGTGGAAACCGAGGAGTCCCG GGAGTACACCGAGGACGGGCAGGTGAAGACAGAGACGAGGTACTCCTACA ACACCGAGTGGAGGTCAGAAATCATCAACAGCAGAAACTTCGACCGAGAGATTGGCCACAAAAACCCCAG CGCAATGGCAGTGGAGTCATTCACGGCTACAGCCCCCTTTGTCCAAATTGGCAGATTCTTCCTCTCGGCGG GCCTCATCGACAAAGTCGACAACTTTAAGCCACTGAGCCTGTCCAAGCTGGAGGACCCACACGTGGACATCATTCGCCGGGGAGACTATTTCTACCACAGCGAAAACCCCAAGTATCCAGAG gtcGGAGACCTGCGCGTTTCCTTTTCCTACGCGGGGCTGAGCGGCGATGACCCCGACCTGGGCCCGGCTCACGTG GTCACTGTGATTGCCCGGCAGCGGGGTGACCAGCTACTCCCATACTCCACCAAGTCTGGGGACACCTTGCTTCTCCTGCACCATGGGGACTTCTCGGCAGAG GAGGTGTTTCGTAGAGAACAAAAGAGCAACTCCCTGAAGACATGGGGCCTGCGGGCCGCCGGCTGGATGGCCATGTTTATGGGTCTCAACCTCATGACGCGGATCCTGTATACGCTGG CTGACCCGCTCATTCCTTCAGCCCTTCATTCCACAAGTGAGCAGCCCCGACGAGGAGAGCGGCCAGGCTTTGCAGTGAGCCAGCTCTGTCACGTCAGAGCTCTGCATACTCGGGCCATTCCCCTTCCTGCCTCAGCATCAGTCACCTCACACCTAATGTGCAGTTTTGTGAAATGTTTGGCAAATAGGAAACACCCCAAAACTTTTATGCTTCCTCACCCTAAGACCTGGGCTAGATTCGGGGCAGCCAGCAAGTTGGAGTGCGAGGCAGAGTGCTGGGCCGCTCACTCGGCACCCGTGAGCCCAGCAGTTGCCAAGTGA
- the CHCHD4 gene encoding mitochondrial intermembrane space import and assembly protein 40 isoform X2 — translation MAYCRQEGKDRIIFVTKEDHETPSNAELVADDPNDPYEEHGLILPNGDINWNCPCLGGMASGPCGEQFKSAFSCFHYSTEDVKGSDCVDQFRAMQECMQKYPDLYPQEDEEEEEKKPAERLEETAPTEATATKEEEGSS, via the exons atGGCCTACTGCCGGCAGGAAG GGAAGGATCGAATCATATTTGTGACCAAAGAAGACCATGAAACCCCAAGCAATGCAGAGCTGGTGGCTGATGACCCCAACGACCCATATGAGGAGCACG GATTGATCCTGCCAAATGGAGACATTAACTGGAACTGCCCGTGCCTTGGGGGAATGGCCAGTGGCCCCTGTGGGGAACAGTTCAAGTCGGCCTTTTCCTGCTTCCACTATAGCACAGAGGATGTCAAGGGGTCAGACTGTGTAGACCAGTTCCGGGCCATGCAGGAATGCATGCAGAAGTACCCCGACCTCTATCCtcaggaggacgaggaggaggaggagaagaagccaGCAGAACGTTTAGAAGAGACAGCTCCCACTGAGGCCACTGCAACCAAAGAAGAGGAGGGGTCAAGCTAA
- the CHCHD4 gene encoding mitochondrial intermembrane space import and assembly protein 40 isoform X1, with product MRKPRLGGRRLAQGHGKDRIIFVTKEDHETPSNAELVADDPNDPYEEHGLILPNGDINWNCPCLGGMASGPCGEQFKSAFSCFHYSTEDVKGSDCVDQFRAMQECMQKYPDLYPQEDEEEEEKKPAERLEETAPTEATATKEEEGSS from the exons atgagaaaaccgagactgggaggaaggaggctggCCCAAGGTCACG GGAAGGATCGAATCATATTTGTGACCAAAGAAGACCATGAAACCCCAAGCAATGCAGAGCTGGTGGCTGATGACCCCAACGACCCATATGAGGAGCACG GATTGATCCTGCCAAATGGAGACATTAACTGGAACTGCCCGTGCCTTGGGGGAATGGCCAGTGGCCCCTGTGGGGAACAGTTCAAGTCGGCCTTTTCCTGCTTCCACTATAGCACAGAGGATGTCAAGGGGTCAGACTGTGTAGACCAGTTCCGGGCCATGCAGGAATGCATGCAGAAGTACCCCGACCTCTATCCtcaggaggacgaggaggaggaggagaagaagccaGCAGAACGTTTAGAAGAGACAGCTCCCACTGAGGCCACTGCAACCAAAGAAGAGGAGGGGTCAAGCTAA